In Clarias gariepinus isolate MV-2021 ecotype Netherlands chromosome 21, CGAR_prim_01v2, whole genome shotgun sequence, the sequence atggacacacagctgttcagtcccaatcctgtgagttcttatcACATTGTGATAAGAGTGCTGAGTGCTGAGTCTTACCTGCTCGAAGCGGGGCAGTTTCCACATGGACGGTGGCTTCTCCAGTGGGCGGCTCTTGCGGAGGAGGGTGGTACGGGTGTCCTGGATCCTTGCAAGCCGAACCTGTATGAAAGAAACAACGTAGATAATCTGATAAATCTGATCATCTTCACAAAGAGAAGGCTAGggaatataaatgataaataaataaatgatagcTCACTGCATTACATCATGACAGAGTTGTAAGATCCTTTGCTTTGGCAAACGCATGTTCCTGTTATTTGTTGACCTTTTATAGATATTTACCCAGGtcaattttacagattttactattctgatattaatgtttttttaaatgtctcttATGCATATGtgcagtcatgttcaaaaaagtAATATCCCTTTTAAATTCTAtaggtgttttatttttgtttaaaaacttaataaaaataacctgATCCTAACAGGTTTAAGTATCAGATTTTAGTATACAAtctcaaatgaacaatatatagcTTCTTTCACTgagtcattatttatttaataaaaatgccaGGAAAAGGATAAAACACATGGGCAATATTAAGTACCTAATTAACTTGAAGTAATCATTTCCTGtgtgactttatcagtctctcacatcattgAGGAGCAATTTTGGCccattattttttacaacataCTTACTTTATTTCATTGAGGCTTTTGGGCATTCGCTTATGCACAGTTTTGTTAAGGTCTCACCACAGCCTTTCAGTTGGGTTAAGAACTGGACTTTAACTAGTTTTATCCAAAAACAtacttcagtcttcttctaattgtgcagTCACATTTCACATCcgcagtgaggcctgtagggtctgaaaCTCTTgggtttttgtatttatttgaggAATGCACGGTCTGACATTGGGATAAATGTGCTGGAACGTCCACTACTGGGAAGACTGACAACTGtctttgcttttgctttttttcactttttttttttcaatctttcCCACTGTAGagcattgtttaaaaatgtttttatgacaCTTTCCAGATTAATGTGTAGAAACAATTCCTTCTCTAAAACCATTGCTTTTGTCTtttcctcttggcattgtgttaacacagaCCTAAATGCTCCAGActagcaaactgccaaaactttaGCTATTTTAGAGGTCCGCAAACTTGCTGATGATCAAATAATCAAGACCTGATGGTAAACATCCTATCATCCATAAACATGGCTGTATTTGTAAAGCTCTTTTATCAGCCTCAGTGTATAAAAGTAGTTATGTAAATAGGTACGTAAACATCATAAGATTACCTTCATATTCTGTTGTTCCAGTAGCACCCTGTCTTTTGCCTGCTGCTCCTCCACCCACCTATCGCCATACTTGTACTCCAACAGCGCTGAGATCGGAGTGTTAGGCCTGctgaggataaaaaaaaaaaaaagctttcagttGATAAGTACCATCCGTTCAACCCCCCCTTTTATTCCTTATGCTCATCTTCCCGTTACTCAACATTTTACGCCACGCCACAGCTGAGTAATTAGGGCCTGCGGTATATCTTAATTATGATCTCTGGTAAGATGCAGATCTGGGCTCCACCCCCTGCTGTTCATTTTATTGCATCATTAGTACACACCACATGTCTCAGTGAGCGCTAGATAAACATCCTGATGACTTTGGACGGAGACGGCGAAGAGAGCTGACAGCCATAGTTTCATCCAAAGATGGGAAAATACTGCCAAACGCTGGCTAAGAACTGTGCGTTTAGTTTCATGCTACCTTTTTGTTACTCTCAACTCTTTAGTGGTTAATGTTGTGAACAGGTGGGACCCTAGGAAACAGCTTTAATACCGAGATGAAGGCTTCTTTAACTACATGTGTCTATATATGATGTGAATATATTAGTAATGCATGCAGGGGTCATGAAAGGAAAACAGGTTTGAGATAAACAAAAGCTAGTCTAGAAAATATTTATGGGctatatttaagaaataaaagttCCTGGGACATactgttaaagaaaaataaaatcagcaacaAGATGattgaatcattttaaatttatgaGAGAGTTAGAGATGTTATTTCAGGTGATCtcttacaattttttaaatatattaaatcagCTTATAATTAGTCATAGATTAGATTAGTTCATATGTATAAAAGTCACTATTTAAGCTATAACAAACTTtctgaccaattaacagcaactattacacaaaaacataaagcgattttaataatatttacattatttaatatcCAATAATGCAACAATGTTCAGGCAAAACAGCAGTCAGAATATTTAGTtggaatatatattttatttgtatacagtaatttagctttacagtatgtatactgAGTCCCTTAAGGTACTGTAcatatgaagaaaataaatactgGATATGAATGAGACACATAACAGAATAAAGGAATACATAGAAGGATGAAGAAAATCCTAGAGCTAGGTTAGCGTATATCCAGGTCAATACAAATAGGGTCAttgttatactgtacaagtgcagtttgcttttgtttatttctttgtaaattaaattacaaaaacatatTACAAAACTGTAAGAAATCCCACCCCCTTTGTTATGATTttcttctacatttttgctttttaggagaatgttttttttctttgatgtatttttttcattacattcAGTAATGACCCgtatgttctgacacctttttatCAGAACCATCATTACCCTTTTCAGCAATTACAGCTACAGTAGTTCTTCTGTTAAATCAGACTTCACAGCCAGCCTTCTTCACTCTCCACGTGGATCGGTAcaccttggccacccatgaccctgtcaccggTTTACTGGGcttctttccttccttggatcacttttggtatgtcctgtcCACCTCAAACTAGcgacatcccacaagagctgcagttttggagttgctctgacccagtcgtcacccaccagtttactggtacatATATATGAAGGTGAGTCAAAAATCATCCgcactccagttatattaaaacttctgttggctgcACTCTTATCAGTGCTCGtcattcaaggctactgtctacccagtcactgctgtgcaggtgtgaacatgttacatcagttcatttgtaacatTGAGCAAAAATCGACACCCCACTTTTAATTTGAAGAGAAGAAAGAAGAGGAGCCAGTATTAGGACTTGATCAAGAATAAGGTTCAACAATTAACAGTGATCGTTACACTGAGATGCTTagtgaagagctgaagcctaaactttggattaaagATAGATTAAAcatcatttaggcatttggcagatgcgcTTATCCAGAAgggccatcagtcaaacacagttggaAGGGGTCTGTGTacgcagaggactgctatccgaGGAGGGCTTGGTGATCTTGCCTGACAATgcaaaaacttaattttaaggtgttaaagcatcctccctaaaGTCCCGATCTTGCTTGATCGAACTTTCatctgtttggtcccctgaaagcggCCCTACgaggacaaagattcacttctgataaagaagtgaagacagcagcaTTCTCATTTAGGCTTGCAACTGGCaacctaaaatatttttaatgacgaaatatgattttttttttaaacaaacagacaaagcgtattgaaatgcaaataaattatgATGGAAAATTATGTTTCTATAAAAGgtcataaaaaattaattagtttttgactcaccctcataagtgataatgttaatgtgttatatattataagtaTTGTAATGTTATTGTTTATGTTGTGTTGATGTAGGTTGATCTtagaaatatattatttaaaaaattcagcAAGTGATATTGGAGCTGATTAATGTTAATGAAGCAAAGCAACGATGATATCTACGATGTACTTAAAAGAATATCATCATAATTCTGATTTTGTTTTACAGCCTTATATTGCCAAgtcctagtttttttttatatttaaacggTTTAAAGGGCAACATCCAGTGGTGAGCTGAATTCTACAATAAGCATGTCAGTAACTTTTTACTTTCcccagtgtgtgtatatgtgcgtgtgtgtgcgcgcatgtttCTGCATTATACATGTGAATATACAGCATGCATAGTGTGTATTGTGCATTATACATGTAGAGCATGCGAGTAAATATGGCTGGAGTGACACTCTGCTAGCATCACAGCGCTGCCTCATTAGGGCTGACCTTGGCATTGGCGAGTAGCATTTGATGGATAGAGAACAGGACCAAACAAGTCCCCGAGGAGCCATGATCTTATCTTTTATTGCTCCGTCCCTTCCTCCAGACTGAACAGACACACACCGGCGGCTCTTACACCCCATGTATCAAACGTGGAAAACAATCTGACACagagtaatgtgtgtgtatgtgtgtgtgtttgagagtgagagtgagggagagagagactgagttcatgtgcattattattttgaataattCAGCTCCACTGCAACACCTATGTGTTACAGGagtgaaaaaaagaagtaagAGTAGATTTATAGAGACAGGGAGCTCAAGGCAGCGTTCGTTCTGCTACTGTAGTTGCTGTGATAACCCAACTACAACCCTCGTAGCACACATTCACAGGTATCTGTCTTCCTCtgtatgttttcctttttttttttttttttggattttcctCTTTTCTAAAACACACCTGTCCCCCAAACCGCTTCTCTCTTTCAGTCTCCTGACCAAGAAAGCCTTATGAACGCAATAAGAACACCTGATAATATGCATGGCGAAGCAGTTTCTAAGATAACCATCTGACCTCTGATGCTATGAGCATGAAAAcactatgtatatataaaaagaaaaaaaaaaacaagcagtatATTAGAGTATAGTCATGTGTTTATGGTGCTCTTATGGGTTGTATATTTCTGTTTTGGCCTAATGTTTTTAGGACATGTCTCTATTGACCACTGATGAACCATTTTTACCAAACAACAGTCGTTGGCTTTTACCATCTGCGATTACTAAAATGTAATCTAGTGTTAGGGTGGTGTGTACGTTTGTCCACTAAATAGTGTTACTACTTTGCAAAAACCACCATGTAAAGTCTCTATACCAATAAACTTGTATGCATTAATGAAGAAATAAGAAGGAAtaactttacttccttttttggattttttccaaAAACTTTAGTTGTGTCCAGTTCCTCCCCGTCacttccacattaaggctactactaccactcactCGGTACCAAGAGACACCAGCCGGCCGCATCTTTTCGAAATGCTCGctctcggaggacagcgctatccgcttctTCCGCTTGTTTGGCTGTAGAGACGTAATTAAagtgggagcacgaagtacctctcatccctcccctctgaaagAGCTCGGCCATCAGCTCCCTCTAGGttgcaagaggttacagcatcaccttgAAATCGAACTCgcaatctctggatgatagggtgagTGCTTTACCACTGCGACACTTCTTAACACAGTAGGAATGTGCGTTATGTGATTCCTGACGTTTGCCTGATTTCTGCATGATTTCAGGtcccaaattaaattattaggCAAAATCAAACAAGATTACACAATTGGAACTAACCGTTGTATAATTCACAATCTACCAAATCGAACACCACACTTACTGGGTAGGACGGCCAAATGTGATGTCCTGGGGTATTCGTACCGCAGGAGACTTGAAGCTTTTGCGAGCGACTGGGCGTCTGATGTCATGAGTGGCGCGGTAGTGCTGCAGCTCTTTGACCGTGACCAGGCCGGACTTTACACCTTCACGATTCAGCGCCACAAAGTCCTGCTCTGCCTTCCTGTATTGCGCAGATCTGGAGAGGGACAGCGAAGGAGTGTGCCAGTGGGAGAGGGCTGAGAGCAAAGAGACACGAGCCAGAGATGACAGATAAATAATGTTAGAAGTACTCCCAGTTTGGAGGCACTAACTATCTAAAAAGAAATCTCTAATTCTTGAATAGGTGGAGATAATGAAAAttagaatgatttttttttacccctcaaCAAGCCCATCTAAATTTCCACCCATGTCCACAATGCTCTGCCCCCCAAAATTATACTGGTTCATGAACTCACTCAAATATTCAGCTTTCAACATTTCAACTCTGTACACATGCAACATCTCGTAATGATTTGTGTCAAATCAGGCCGTAATAAGCATGTAAAGTGGTATTTTACGGTAAGtctataaaaaaagacaaatccacatttaaacaaacattctGGACATGCATTATTTCTCCagctacataataataataataataataataatattttttacataattataattCTCATAATATTTGTCCTAGTAAGAAATGAAATATGTTGTCTACTGCACCTTTACGGTTAGTGTTTATTAGCCTACATgatacctactgtacataaaccCTTTATGGCCACTGACAAACTATAAAGTCTTTTTCAACTCCCACCTCCCATAAATCTGTAGTTACTGTATGTGGCTTGGCTACTGGTAAATCCAGGGTATATTCCCAGTGCTTCATATAAAGTCTTAGGATCCGTTAATAAAACACTATAAGCTGTAACTTATTATTTCTAGACGTTTTTTGTATTACTCCTAAATGACTATGAAAAATTGCGTGACAACAACCTGGGTTGTATCCAGACCTAAACCCAGTAGAAACCTATTGGACAATGGTGAAGATGGCAGTAGCAGTCAAGAAACCGTCTTCTgcacatgatcttcaggaagaaATCAAGCAGACATGGATTGAGCGAGTGACGTAGTAGCACTGTAGACGTCTTTTTGACCCTAAACCCAGCCGGATCTGGCAGGCTTTGAGGAATaatggactccatattaatattaacactTCATAGAGTACTTAATACCaattgttgtatagcaattcactgcttaaaataacaaattcttattatcttgatgacaatatttaaaaaaatgtaagaatgtcattaaaactgtaattttaacttaattttctttgccactactgtgtatactgtacggTTGGATATATTGTTGTTTGGTATTGCATTGTTTGGAAAAGCAACATGTAAATTTGCTCAGGATTTACTTTATCACTTACCCTCTGCCACTCCACCATCTTGGAAGGTTGTCACGGCGCCATAAACAAAATCTGGTCCTGGAAAGGACAGTCCTCTTGATTTGGCCTTCCCAAGTTTAGgctatacagtagataaaaagaagaatttatacagtatatcgaCTTGTAATCCTTTGTGTGTACTGGACTACTGAAAGGTTACAAAGTAGTGGCAAAGCGACAAAAATCACATCACATGTATTAAGTATTTATTTGATACTTGACTCACTACCACTCAAAGATTTGGGattactttctaactccatggtcgttccttagttttatttctttctacattgtaaaacaattctgaaggtgcccaaaatataaatgatctcctttgaacagatgATATttagatgtttctgctacttatgctccgTAAAACCTTCATAACAGCTGATTTCTGAGTCTGgtgactttaaatgaacttctctatTTGCAGCAACTTCTctcttgctttcctgagaaggtcttcatgtgagacagtttcatcatggtgctggAGGGTTTCATAATTACCTAataccatatgtgttatttcataccttttaaatccccagtattgtgtagaatgtagaaaataaatcactaaacaaaaacaaagaaatttgcaagggATCCCAATACCACAGGACCTAAACAGATCTATTGTTTGCAAGTTGCACTTTTGAATCGTAGAGATGCGACAGCAGCCTGGAGAAATCAATCATAAGTGCTCGTTAatagcctctctctctctccttaatCAATCAAAGTAAGCAAACAAAATTAATCAAagccaatcatgggcatctATGAGCTCACGTAAGCGAAAGAGGGCAGATAGTTCTCACCTTCTAGTGTTATTGTATGCTGCCCTACGACATGATGAGCatctgatgtttaaaaaaatgaaatcggCTATACTTTGATATTGATATTATACTGTTGTACTCAACCCACCGCCCCGCCCCCCACATGAAAGCCGTATATCAGTTtacctgtattttatttttattctgaacTTTAATAATAGATCCTCAGTCACGAACATGTGCAGAGCGCAGATTAAAATTCTCAACCAGTCGTAGTCCACTTACTTCACATAACTTAGGACTTAGAACACAAGACTCATAACTATGAAGTATAAAGCAGGAGAAAGGAATGGCATGAGGCTGTCATTGAGGATCTACAGGAGCTGATAGCTTGGCTTGTTGTTCTGTTGATATTCAAAGTGAAAACAGCTCAAGGCATTGTTTTAAGAGTGACGTACTATAGAATAGATTTCAAAAGTGCAGCCAGGATGATAAGTGAATTCCTGGTGAGGGAGCACAGAGAAACTGATGTTACCTGAGCGGTGTGGTAAAAGAACACATCTGCtttagcatgcgaggatgtccATCATGTTTCAGAGTTGGAAATTTGTGTGCACTTTTGTGGAAGCAACGTAAACATGTAAGAGGGTTTGTCATAAgtcacagaaagaaaaaaaactgttttaaaaatccTTAAGGAATGTTAATTATCCTGAAAACTATCTATGTGTGAAACCGGATTAGATATTATCAGACCCACCGCATGCAAGTACGATTCCCAATCCTTGATTTTGAGAATAACCCTGCCATGGGTCATATAGAAATAATGGTGACCACCGGATAGCAACTTAAAGCTGTAGGATCTCCCGCGGAGCCCGACTTGTCTGAAACCTTTGGTTAACATCTTCGCCGATAAAATCTTTCTTCCATCCTAAAAGGGCCAATCTTGTGGGTCCTCGCCACTGTGCTGTGCTCAGCCATCCTTTTAATCCTCTCAGCAATTTCAATCTGCAGATTGTTTTTGAAGGGATCATTTAGAGATGCTTGAAGGAACGTGTTGACTGCTGGCGCAAAACGGCTAATCGGACCCCTCCGAACGTTATTGTCCCCCTTTCAGGACTAATAAAGGCCTTGAAAGAGAAGGGGACAACAAAAAAGGCAAATCAGGAGGGGGGATTATGTTAAGCAAAAGCTCCTTTTATATTCTCATTTACTGGTGATCTGTCCCTTTATTGTGTTTTGATTAACCAGGCATGGAcctcctgaaaaagaagggaaaataGAACTGCTCCACAAGTGGGGTCAGTGGGAGCATATTATTCACACAGTCTTAAAGGGACAGAGAATAGGGCACATAATCATCCCTTAGTGAAGACACCCCTTCTGTCTGTCCTCAGTCTATTCCTTCTCGCTGGTTTTAATTTCGCCACGCCTTTGTCCCCGGTCTTGCTCGTGTATGCTTTAAGGATTTGGCTCAGCTAAGCTTAGCTTAGTGCCGACCCTGAGAGTTTATCTGTGCAGTCTATGGTcacatcactctctctctctctctctctctctctcacacacacatacacacacacacacacatatattcagGTCCTCATATTGGCCTATCTTTACACAGGCTGTCTCTTTCAGATGACATCTGTGACTGTCTAAGTAAGATTTAGACATCTAGATAGTGTGCAGACTCCAGACTGCTGTGTGACTTCTTATTAAAACTCTCGGCTGCTAATCTGATTTACATTCACTTATTTCCCTTATTAATCAAgcacatttttgttaaacattgcaAACGAGTGACCCCCTTACAGTTTAACAGCTTTTCATTAAGTTCATTAACTAGAAATTCTATTCTACTTCTATTTGGGGACCAAAATTAatgtttcatatatatatatatatatatatatatatatatatatatatatatatatatatatatatatatatatatatatatacacacacacacacagtagttaaataaaattaatttaatttagctgataatttggtttttttttttttttttgaagaaataCATTAAATGTCTAAACAAAAGACAATTTCAAACTTATAAA encodes:
- the cfap77 gene encoding cilia- and flagella-associated protein 77; its protein translation is MESAHIGLIRDSMTNNPLLIKPKLGKAKSRGLSFPGPDFVYGAVTTFQDGGVAEALSHWHTPSLSLSRSAQYRKAEQDFVALNREGVKSGLVTVKELQHYRATHDIRRPVARKSFKSPAVRIPQDITFGRPTHRPNTPISALLEYKYGDRWVEEQQAKDRVLLEQQNMKVRLARIQDTRTTLLRKSRPLEKPPSMWKLPRFEQIGPALDTFRDPEARKKAMALQFMDSVARRGLLGQGTYTVD